One stretch of Euwallacea similis isolate ESF13 chromosome 6, ESF131.1, whole genome shotgun sequence DNA includes these proteins:
- the LOC136409532 gene encoding R3H domain-containing protein 4-like: MTVIKGNNKSYFTRPGSGQVSDSESLHLGSASASDTESLSNESVAPSRLFRTLPSKSNQSEEPVNLKRSSGKRKVRRYQNRCLLQTLLEEEDENTLVVIVNPYKSPFARLLEDASAMKYWNNFIEKSDQEQADIINAFSQQYHKEKSKSDIVIQDNKPPLGKVSSLVKRTLKNKKNLSMESVQNCEIEMLEFFKTSPQDVYVKSPPSSFDRLLLKAIAHYHGLQIKCVAPSDENVKPCIEIFNMKEKWVPANCFLTDFIHQLR; this comes from the exons ATGACAGTAATTAAAGGTAATAACAAGTCTTATTTTACAAGGCCTGGTTCTGGTCAAGTATCAGATTCTGAATCCTTGCA CTTAGGCAGCGCCTCAGCTAGTGACACAGAATCTCTGAGCAATGAGTCAGTTGCCCCTAGTCGTTTATTTCGTACATTACCTTCCAAATCCAATCAGTCAGAAGAGCCTGTTAATCTAAAAAGGTCGTCGGGAAAAAGGAAAGTGCGACGATACCAAAACC GATGTCTTTTACAAACACTGTTAGAAGAAGAGGATGAAAATACTTTAGTGGTTATAGTAAATCCTTACAAAAGCCCTTTTGCTAGACTTTTGGAGGATGCCAGTGCCATGAAATattggaataattttattgaaaaatcagACCAAGAACAGGCAGACATCATTAATGCATTTTCACAGCAGTAtcacaaagaaaaatcaaagtcAGATATTGTAATACAAGACAATAAACCTCCCCTAGGCAAGGTTTCTTCCCTTGTAAAGAGAActcttaaaaacaaaaaaaatctgtcaATGGAATCTGTACAGAACTGTGAGATTGAAATGCTTGAATTCTTTAAAACATCTCCTCAAGATGTATATGTTAAATCTCCCCCTAGTAGTTTTGACAGGTTATTACTGAAGGCAATTGCTCATTACCATGGCCTTCAAATTAAGT GTGTTGCTCCTTCAGATGAGAATGTGAAGCcttgtattgaaatttttaacatgaaGGAAAAGTGGGTCCCTGCGAATTGCTTCCTAACAGATTTTATCCACCAACTAAGATga
- the Tbc1d22 gene encoding TBC1 domain family member 22B isoform X2, with the protein MDDDEFCSGLKNTKISKKVSQSAALNVLNSHRNTTELKRSITENMIDNSPQIIRDNEIVRISRIPGRPLQMHCSNPPQEEDTESKLERFEALLANPPSLQDLCKLSWSGIPVKVRGITWRLLSGYLPINLERRDGVLERKRQDYWTLVEKYYYTEHDEVNRDIQHQINIDVPRMNPTISLFQQKTVQVMFERILFIWSIRHPASGYVQGINDLVTPFFVVFLQEFISDNKPFENFSVDSITEEQRKIIEADSFWCLSKFLDGIQDNYVFAQIGIQKKVLQLEELIKRVDETLHKHLKQHNVSYLQFSFRWLNNLLTRELPLRCTIRLWDTYLSENDSFATFQLYVCAAFLLYWKEDLMRQKDFQGLLLLLQNLPTRTWTSSQISLLVAEAYKLKVMFADAPNHLTCNTTTTNSGDS; encoded by the exons ATGGATGATGATGAGTTTTGTTCTGGATTAAAGA ataccaaaatatcaaaaaaagtcTCCCAGTCTGCAGCATTAAATGTCTTAAATTCTCATAGAAATACGACCGAATTAAAAAGGtcaataactgaaaatatgaTTGATAATTCTCCACAAATAATTCGTGATAATGAAATAGTGAGGATCAGTAGGATTCCAGGAAGACCTTTGCAGATGCATTGTTCTAATCCTCCCCAGGAAGAAGACACTGAATCAAAATTGGAAAGGTTTGAGGCTCTCTTAGCAAATCCACCTTCATTACAAGATTTGTGTAAATTAAGTTGGTCAGGTATCCCAGTGAAAGTGAGAGGTATTACCTGGAGACTTTTGTCAGGTTATCTGCCAATTAATTTAGAGAGACGAGATGGCGTACTTGAAAGAAAGAGGCAGGATTATTGGACATTGgtggagaaatattattatacgGAACATGATGAAGTCAATCGTGATATTCAGcatcaaattaatattgatgtGCCAAGAATGAATCCTACTATATCTCTATTCCAACAAAAAACTGTTCAAGTTATGTTTGAGAGGATTCTTTTTATTTGGTCTATTAGACATCCCGCATCGGGTTATGTTCAGGGCATAAATGATTTAGTTACACCATTTTTCGTAGTCTTTCTGCAGGAATTTATCTCTGATAACaaaccttttgaaaatttctcagTAGATAGTATAACAGAAGAACAACGTAAAATTATCGAAGCTGATTCATTTTGGTGTTTATCAAAGTTCTTGGATGGCATTCAagataattatgtttttgccCAAATCGGGattcagaaaaaagttttgcaaCTTGAAGAATTAATAAAGCGCGTAGACGAAACACTCCACAAACATCTCAAGCAACATAATGTCAGTTACTTACAATTCTCATTTCGATGGTTGAACAATTTGCTTACGAGAGAATTGCCCTTAAGGTGTACGATTCGTCTATGGGACACTTATTTATCCGAAAATGATTCATTTGCTACATTTCAGTTATATGTATGCGCAGCATTTCTATTATACTGGAAGGAAGATTTAATGAGGCAAAAAGACTTCCAAGGACTTTTGTTGCTCCTTCAAAATTTGCCTACTCGGACTTGGACTAGTTCTCAAATAAGTCTTTTAGTGGCGGAAGCGTACAAATTGAAAGTTATGTTTGCAGATGCACCGAACCATTTGACATGTAATACTACCACCACAAATAGTGGCGATAGTTGA
- the Tbc1d22 gene encoding TBC1 domain family member 22B isoform X1, with protein sequence MEGEHDRASFWKKNIKNVPGRPSPKHEGKSSTKSKPQSSTSFQDFQASVSDAWAMDDDEFCSGLKNTKISKKVSQSAALNVLNSHRNTTELKRSITENMIDNSPQIIRDNEIVRISRIPGRPLQMHCSNPPQEEDTESKLERFEALLANPPSLQDLCKLSWSGIPVKVRGITWRLLSGYLPINLERRDGVLERKRQDYWTLVEKYYYTEHDEVNRDIQHQINIDVPRMNPTISLFQQKTVQVMFERILFIWSIRHPASGYVQGINDLVTPFFVVFLQEFISDNKPFENFSVDSITEEQRKIIEADSFWCLSKFLDGIQDNYVFAQIGIQKKVLQLEELIKRVDETLHKHLKQHNVSYLQFSFRWLNNLLTRELPLRCTIRLWDTYLSENDSFATFQLYVCAAFLLYWKEDLMRQKDFQGLLLLLQNLPTRTWTSSQISLLVAEAYKLKVMFADAPNHLTCNTTTTNSGDS encoded by the exons ATGGAAGGGGAACATGATAGAGCTTCTTTCTGgaagaaaaacatcaaaaatgtTCCTGGGAG ACCAAGCCCAAAGCATGAAGGCAAAAGCAGCACCAAGAGCAAACCTCAAAGCTCTACATCATTCCAAGATTTCCAGGCCTCTGTAAGTGATGCTTGGGCAATGGATGATGATGAGTTTTGTTCTGGATTAAAGA ataccaaaatatcaaaaaaagtcTCCCAGTCTGCAGCATTAAATGTCTTAAATTCTCATAGAAATACGACCGAATTAAAAAGGtcaataactgaaaatatgaTTGATAATTCTCCACAAATAATTCGTGATAATGAAATAGTGAGGATCAGTAGGATTCCAGGAAGACCTTTGCAGATGCATTGTTCTAATCCTCCCCAGGAAGAAGACACTGAATCAAAATTGGAAAGGTTTGAGGCTCTCTTAGCAAATCCACCTTCATTACAAGATTTGTGTAAATTAAGTTGGTCAGGTATCCCAGTGAAAGTGAGAGGTATTACCTGGAGACTTTTGTCAGGTTATCTGCCAATTAATTTAGAGAGACGAGATGGCGTACTTGAAAGAAAGAGGCAGGATTATTGGACATTGgtggagaaatattattatacgGAACATGATGAAGTCAATCGTGATATTCAGcatcaaattaatattgatgtGCCAAGAATGAATCCTACTATATCTCTATTCCAACAAAAAACTGTTCAAGTTATGTTTGAGAGGATTCTTTTTATTTGGTCTATTAGACATCCCGCATCGGGTTATGTTCAGGGCATAAATGATTTAGTTACACCATTTTTCGTAGTCTTTCTGCAGGAATTTATCTCTGATAACaaaccttttgaaaatttctcagTAGATAGTATAACAGAAGAACAACGTAAAATTATCGAAGCTGATTCATTTTGGTGTTTATCAAAGTTCTTGGATGGCATTCAagataattatgtttttgccCAAATCGGGattcagaaaaaagttttgcaaCTTGAAGAATTAATAAAGCGCGTAGACGAAACACTCCACAAACATCTCAAGCAACATAATGTCAGTTACTTACAATTCTCATTTCGATGGTTGAACAATTTGCTTACGAGAGAATTGCCCTTAAGGTGTACGATTCGTCTATGGGACACTTATTTATCCGAAAATGATTCATTTGCTACATTTCAGTTATATGTATGCGCAGCATTTCTATTATACTGGAAGGAAGATTTAATGAGGCAAAAAGACTTCCAAGGACTTTTGTTGCTCCTTCAAAATTTGCCTACTCGGACTTGGACTAGTTCTCAAATAAGTCTTTTAGTGGCGGAAGCGTACAAATTGAAAGTTATGTTTGCAGATGCACCGAACCATTTGACATGTAATACTACCACCACAAATAGTGGCGATAGTTGA